From a single Photobacterium gaetbulicola Gung47 genomic region:
- a CDS encoding hypothetical protein (COG0805), which produces MSTVEDTQPLFSHLLELRNRLLRSILSVIVVFLGLVWFANDIYAFLSAPLVERLPEGASMIATDVASPFFTPIKLTLVTSVFVAVPMILYQVWAFVAPGLYKHERKLIMPLLFSSSLLFYAGVAFAYFVVFPLVFSFFTSVAPEGIQVATDIASYLDFVLALFMAFGIAFEIPVAIILLCWTGATDPESLRTKRPYIIVGAFVVGMMLTPPDMISQTLLAIPMCLLFEVGLFFSRFYVRDQEDDDAAEEQ; this is translated from the coding sequence GTCTACTGTTGAAGATACGCAACCGTTATTCAGCCACTTGCTTGAGCTGCGTAACCGACTGTTGCGTTCCATCCTGAGTGTCATTGTGGTTTTTCTTGGCCTGGTGTGGTTTGCCAACGACATCTATGCCTTCTTGTCCGCCCCCTTGGTAGAGCGTCTGCCGGAAGGGGCGAGCATGATCGCAACGGATGTGGCATCGCCATTCTTCACGCCAATTAAGCTCACACTGGTGACCTCGGTATTTGTCGCCGTGCCGATGATCTTGTATCAGGTTTGGGCCTTCGTGGCACCGGGGCTATACAAGCATGAGCGCAAGTTGATCATGCCGCTGCTGTTTTCCAGCTCGCTGCTGTTCTATGCCGGCGTTGCCTTTGCCTACTTCGTGGTATTCCCCCTGGTGTTCAGTTTTTTCACCAGTGTGGCCCCGGAAGGGATCCAGGTGGCGACGGATATTGCCAGCTATCTGGACTTTGTTCTGGCGCTGTTCATGGCATTCGGTATTGCATTTGAAATCCCGGTAGCCATTATCCTGCTGTGCTGGACAGGCGCGACGGATCCGGAAAGCCTGCGTACCAAGCGGCCGTACATCATCGTTGGCGCCTTCGTGGTGGGTATGATGCTGACACCGCCGGATATGATTTCGCAGACGCTTCTGGCCATCCCGATGTGTTTGCTGTTTGAAGTCGGCTTGTTCTTCTCGCGCTTTTATGTCCGCGACCAAGAAGACGATGATGCGGCCGAAGAGCAGTAA
- a CDS encoding hypothetical protein (COG3314), with amino-acid sequence MAPISYQDSLTIPIAILAKSVQAIFDGMLPAMVTFVIAITGIASIATKLLKPKAIVDNSFLSGLLNPSLPWFVVQQLGAIFVVMTYFGIGPEMIHHGDTGGLVLNDLLPVLFSVFLFAGLLLPLLLNFGLLEFVGALFTRVMRPLFNLPGRSAVNCIASWLGDGSVGVLMTSKQYESKIYTEREAAVIGTTFTAVSITFSLVVIAQVNLEHMFAPFYLTVCLAGLAAAVIVPRLPPLSWKKDRYIDGQPLEGDIEALPEGKTVVGFGLEQALEKASQVKSLRSMVVEGVKNAIDMIFGVLPVVMAIGTIALVIAENTPVFSLLGQPFIPFLELLRIPEAAAASETIVVGFADMFLPSILASGIESDLTRFVIAAMSVTQLIYMSEIGALLIGSKIPVKPWELFMIFILRTLVTLPVIAMMAHIFF; translated from the coding sequence ATGGCACCTATCAGTTATCAGGACTCGCTGACAATTCCTATCGCCATTTTGGCCAAATCGGTTCAGGCCATCTTCGACGGCATGCTGCCAGCCATGGTGACCTTTGTTATCGCCATTACGGGGATCGCGTCAATCGCGACTAAGCTGCTTAAGCCAAAAGCAATTGTCGACAACAGTTTCCTCAGCGGATTGCTTAACCCGTCCCTGCCTTGGTTCGTGGTCCAGCAGCTCGGCGCTATCTTTGTAGTGATGACCTATTTCGGCATCGGTCCTGAAATGATCCACCACGGTGACACCGGCGGCCTGGTGCTCAATGATCTGCTACCAGTGCTTTTTTCTGTTTTCCTGTTTGCCGGTTTACTGCTGCCCTTGTTGCTTAACTTCGGCCTGCTGGAGTTCGTCGGTGCCCTGTTCACCCGGGTAATGCGTCCGCTGTTTAACCTACCGGGCCGCTCGGCGGTTAACTGTATTGCATCCTGGCTGGGTGACGGCAGTGTCGGCGTGCTGATGACCAGCAAACAGTACGAGAGCAAAATCTACACCGAGCGTGAAGCGGCCGTTATCGGTACCACCTTCACGGCGGTCTCTATCACGTTCAGTCTTGTGGTGATTGCCCAGGTGAACCTGGAGCACATGTTTGCCCCGTTCTACCTGACCGTGTGCCTGGCCGGCTTGGCGGCCGCTGTGATTGTTCCTCGCCTGCCACCACTATCGTGGAAAAAAGACCGCTACATCGACGGCCAGCCGCTGGAAGGCGATATCGAAGCCCTACCAGAAGGCAAGACCGTGGTGGGTTTTGGCCTTGAGCAAGCACTGGAGAAAGCCTCTCAGGTGAAGAGCCTGCGTAGCATGGTGGTTGAAGGGGTGAAGAACGCGATTGATATGATCTTCGGCGTGCTGCCTGTGGTGATGGCGATCGGCACCATTGCATTGGTGATTGCCGAGAACACCCCGGTATTTAGCCTGCTCGGCCAGCCATTCATTCCGTTCCTGGAACTACTGCGTATTCCTGAAGCAGCCGCGGCATCGGAGACTATCGTTGTTGGCTTTGCCGATATGTTCCTGCCGTCGATCCTGGCCTCGGGTATCGAGAGCGATCTGACCCGCTTTGTGATTGCGGCAATGTCGGTAACCCAGCTGATCTACATGTCGGAAATCGGCGCCCTGCTGATCGGCAGTAAAATCCCGGTCAAGCCGTGGGAGCTGTTCATGATCTTCATCCTGCGTACCCTGGTCACCCTGCCGGTTATCGCGATGATGGCGCATATTTTCTTCTAA
- a CDS encoding hypothetical protein (COG4694) codes for MSDSITIKGVTSYHPTTPQIIDISKQNTLIFGLNGAGKSTISNYLYDREKFDSCSLNVEGRFTPIVYNQAFVEQHFVKSSMQEGVFTLSKDNADLEARIAEKSKLKEKLLELYKGIKTKISEAKIAQGKATDSAIEEVFKQKYIIEKTSLAPFLEGFKRPKSNFYKQVESQKGVSQDSIESLQAEYDSLTQSDKALPTLIELPSPPSLNIEEANILSEPIVGSSSSQLTEFITELNNQNWVKDGRDNYLAEEQTKCPFCQKDTIDDTFRSELAALFDKTYVANVQKVEAISKSYADAVTNYIASIQDAFISCSLYDPNVHKVEPVIALLERVYQDNLDLIKSKIEKPSLSIEIIDHKEKLAPLVSISEEINAAVKVIITKARKFNESKKDIQDRMWDSVRYHTESIFSLEKRLRDEKDCDINQLNADLKRVKQVGRKVASRISYLRSKTSNIDDTIERINLNLKSLGLTSFEIVSSTDPEQQNYFVLSRGEKTIEGKEVFKSLSEGEKTLITFLYFIEKCNGSMSKDSDIADKEKLIVIDDPISSLSQNYIYDIASLTHTKIIKGNKFKKVIVLTHSLFFYQELLKLAPQGKDRKGNDRFNDKYSLYRLNKKQYTNVQPMNKGELKNDYQSLWQIIKDVIEGSANPVVLPNVMRNIIEYYFGFVHKRDKLSDILNELAEKEPEQGHKAFYRYINRSSHSDPTNIGLMVEVEPQAYLERFKSIFIESQDEEHYHCMMES; via the coding sequence GTGAGCGATTCTATAACCATAAAAGGGGTTACTAGCTACCACCCGACCACACCACAAATTATCGATATATCAAAACAGAATACGTTGATTTTTGGCTTAAATGGAGCAGGTAAGTCCACAATCTCTAATTACTTGTATGATAGAGAAAAATTCGATAGTTGCAGTCTCAATGTTGAAGGGCGTTTTACCCCTATCGTGTACAACCAAGCCTTTGTAGAGCAACACTTTGTAAAAAGCTCAATGCAGGAAGGTGTATTCACATTGAGCAAAGACAATGCAGATCTTGAAGCTAGAATTGCTGAAAAGTCAAAATTGAAGGAAAAGCTCTTAGAATTATACAAAGGGATCAAAACCAAGATATCAGAAGCCAAAATAGCTCAAGGAAAGGCGACTGATTCTGCTATCGAAGAAGTATTCAAACAAAAATATATCATCGAGAAAACATCCCTTGCGCCGTTTCTTGAAGGGTTTAAAAGACCTAAAAGTAATTTTTACAAACAAGTAGAGTCTCAAAAAGGGGTATCCCAAGACTCTATTGAAAGCCTTCAAGCTGAGTATGATTCCCTAACTCAATCTGATAAAGCACTACCGACACTAATTGAACTACCGTCCCCACCAAGTCTAAACATTGAAGAAGCAAACATCCTTTCTGAGCCAATTGTAGGTTCTTCAAGTAGTCAGCTCACAGAGTTTATCACTGAACTCAACAACCAAAATTGGGTTAAGGATGGTAGAGACAACTACTTAGCGGAAGAGCAAACAAAATGCCCTTTTTGTCAGAAAGACACGATTGATGACACCTTTCGCTCTGAGCTTGCTGCATTGTTTGACAAAACATATGTTGCCAACGTGCAAAAAGTAGAGGCTATCTCGAAGTCTTATGCCGATGCGGTTACTAACTATATAGCATCCATCCAAGATGCGTTTATCAGCTGCTCATTATATGACCCAAACGTACATAAGGTTGAACCAGTTATTGCTCTACTAGAGCGTGTCTATCAAGACAACCTAGACCTGATTAAATCCAAAATAGAAAAACCAAGCTTATCTATTGAAATCATTGACCATAAGGAGAAATTAGCCCCTTTAGTGAGTATATCTGAAGAGATCAATGCAGCAGTTAAAGTGATAATAACAAAGGCAAGAAAATTCAACGAAAGCAAGAAAGACATCCAAGACAGAATGTGGGATTCCGTTAGATATCATACTGAGTCTATTTTCTCATTGGAAAAGCGTTTGAGAGATGAAAAAGACTGTGATATCAATCAACTAAATGCAGACTTAAAAAGAGTGAAACAGGTTGGTCGAAAAGTTGCTAGCAGAATCAGTTATCTTCGCTCAAAAACGTCAAATATTGACGATACCATTGAAAGAATTAATTTAAATTTGAAGAGTCTAGGTCTAACGAGCTTTGAAATTGTCTCATCAACTGACCCAGAGCAACAAAATTACTTTGTACTTAGCCGAGGGGAAAAGACCATTGAAGGAAAAGAAGTGTTTAAGTCCCTCAGTGAAGGAGAAAAAACACTGATAACCTTCTTGTACTTTATCGAGAAATGCAACGGCAGTATGAGTAAGGATTCAGACATTGCTGATAAAGAAAAACTGATCGTTATTGATGACCCGATTTCTAGTCTCTCTCAGAACTATATCTATGACATAGCCTCTCTGACTCACACCAAAATCATTAAAGGCAATAAGTTCAAAAAGGTCATTGTGCTAACCCATAGCTTGTTTTTCTATCAAGAGCTATTGAAGCTAGCTCCACAAGGTAAAGACAGAAAGGGCAATGATAGGTTCAATGATAAATACTCACTATATCGCTTAAATAAAAAGCAATACACCAATGTACAACCAATGAATAAAGGTGAGCTAAAAAATGATTATCAGTCTTTATGGCAAATAATCAAAGATGTCATTGAGGGCAGTGCCAATCCTGTCGTTTTACCTAATGTGATGAGAAACATAATTGAGTATTATTTCGGTTTTGTACACAAGAGAGACAAGCTATCTGACATCCTAAATGAATTAGCAGAAAAAGAGCCAGAGCAAGGACATAAAGCTTTTTATCGCTACATTAATAGGAGTTCACACTCCGATCCAACGAACATTGGTTTGATGGTCGAAGTTGAACCTCAAGCGTACTTGGAAAGATTCAAGTCTATATTTATAGAGAGTCAAGACGAGGAACATTACCACTGTATGATGGAGTCATAG
- a CDS encoding hypothetical protein (COG4584) — MPKKRIPMTKIKEVLRLKFDCGLSNRNIASCLKIGCSTVSEILTRFKQSHIGWPLPEACSDTELTRALYHPKGASQSKAIPDFAQCFVELKRKGMTKLLLWQEYYEQHQERAYRYSQFCEHYTRWLKKQKRSMRQIHTAGDKLFIDYCGPTIPVVNPDTGEVRQAQVFVATLGASNYTYVEAFPGQGKVYWLEAHANAFEHFGGVPRLMVPDNLRSAVSKADRYAPTINDSYQKLAHHYQTAIMPARPYKPKDKAKAENAVLLVERWIMMRLRHRTFHTFKELNLSIRELMDELNQREMKQVGASRKALFETLDKPALKPLPIQRYLYTETKRAKVGPDYHIEYQRHYYSVPHQLVGQHIELEATSRLVQIYSQGSLVAQHARSTKERGMSTYPEHMPENHRHQKWSPERLLRWGGRIGSATREVVNAQLMSKPHPEQAYRSCLGLLNLSQKHGECRLEQACKDALLVNKPYFQFIKNLLVNHREGQLSHDTTVTPELVHSNVRGPDCYH, encoded by the coding sequence ATGCCAAAAAAGAGAATACCGATGACCAAAATTAAAGAGGTGTTACGCCTGAAATTTGATTGCGGGCTGTCCAACCGCAACATCGCTTCCTGCCTGAAAATAGGTTGCTCCACCGTCTCTGAAATCCTCACGCGCTTCAAGCAGAGCCACATTGGCTGGCCGCTTCCCGAGGCTTGCTCAGACACTGAACTTACTCGGGCGCTCTATCACCCTAAGGGTGCAAGCCAATCCAAGGCTATACCTGACTTCGCCCAGTGTTTTGTCGAACTCAAACGCAAAGGTATGACCAAACTGCTCTTATGGCAGGAATATTATGAGCAGCACCAAGAGAGAGCTTACCGGTACAGTCAGTTCTGCGAGCACTACACCCGCTGGCTTAAAAAGCAAAAGCGCAGCATGAGACAAATCCATACCGCAGGCGACAAGCTCTTCATCGATTACTGCGGCCCAACAATCCCTGTTGTTAACCCTGATACCGGAGAAGTGCGCCAGGCTCAGGTTTTTGTTGCCACCTTAGGTGCATCTAACTACACCTATGTCGAAGCCTTCCCGGGACAGGGAAAGGTCTACTGGCTGGAAGCGCATGCCAATGCCTTCGAGCACTTCGGTGGCGTCCCCAGACTCATGGTGCCTGATAACCTGCGTTCCGCCGTCAGCAAGGCAGACCGCTATGCGCCAACGATCAATGACAGCTACCAAAAGCTGGCGCATCATTATCAAACCGCCATCATGCCTGCCCGCCCTTACAAACCCAAAGATAAGGCGAAGGCGGAAAACGCGGTGTTACTGGTTGAACGCTGGATCATGATGCGCCTGCGCCATCGAACCTTCCATACCTTCAAAGAGCTGAACCTGAGTATCAGGGAGCTCATGGATGAGCTCAACCAGCGAGAGATGAAGCAAGTTGGCGCCAGCAGGAAGGCCCTCTTCGAAACCCTGGACAAACCGGCATTAAAGCCACTTCCCATCCAGCGTTATCTCTACACCGAAACAAAACGGGCCAAGGTCGGCCCTGATTACCATATCGAGTACCAACGGCATTATTACTCGGTACCACACCAGTTAGTCGGCCAACATATAGAGTTGGAGGCCACTTCGAGGCTGGTGCAGATTTACTCTCAGGGGAGCCTTGTCGCGCAGCATGCCAGAAGCACGAAAGAAAGAGGGATGAGCACATATCCCGAACATATGCCCGAGAATCACCGACACCAAAAATGGTCTCCGGAACGCCTACTGCGCTGGGGTGGTCGCATCGGCAGTGCCACACGGGAGGTGGTGAACGCTCAACTGATGTCGAAGCCGCACCCAGAGCAGGCATACCGGAGTTGCCTTGGGTTGTTGAACTTAAGTCAGAAGCATGGTGAATGCCGCCTTGAGCAAGCCTGTAAAGACGCCCTTCTGGTTAACAAACCTTACTTCCAGTTCATCAAAAATCTGTTGGTTAATCATCGCGAAGGCCAGCTCAGCCACGACACGACAGTGACTCCAGAACTTGTTCACAGCAATGTGCGTGGCCCCGACTGTTACCACTAG
- a CDS encoding hypothetical protein (COG1484), with protein sequence MNQLNERLKALRLSHAATALEQQQEQLSTYAELTFEERLGLLLESELLNRSQTKIQRLKRQAKLRLDAQPSQILYKEGRGLKRQQVSELLTGGYLHKHQNILVTGPTGAGKTYIACALATQACEQQHMVRYYRLSRLLDDLSTGRLDGTYQKQLQTLAKKQLLILDDWGMEKLSQDHAGHLLEVLEDRYQVSSTIVVSQLPVKEWYNMIGNATVADALLDRLIHHSHRIELGGESMRKLVQSDHLE encoded by the coding sequence ATGAACCAACTGAATGAACGACTTAAAGCCCTTCGCCTAAGCCATGCCGCCACCGCACTGGAGCAGCAACAAGAGCAACTCTCCACGTATGCTGAGCTGACGTTCGAGGAGCGCTTGGGCCTGCTGCTCGAAAGTGAGTTACTCAACCGCAGCCAAACCAAGATCCAACGCCTGAAACGCCAGGCAAAGTTAAGGCTGGATGCCCAGCCAAGCCAAATCCTGTACAAGGAAGGCCGCGGGCTCAAACGCCAGCAGGTCAGTGAACTACTGACCGGTGGCTATCTTCATAAACACCAGAACATCTTGGTGACAGGCCCGACAGGTGCAGGCAAGACCTATATCGCTTGCGCCCTTGCAACTCAGGCTTGCGAGCAGCAACACATGGTTCGCTACTATCGTCTGAGCCGTCTACTGGATGACCTGAGTACAGGTCGCTTGGATGGCACATACCAAAAACAGCTACAGACTCTGGCAAAAAAGCAGTTACTCATCCTTGATGACTGGGGGATGGAAAAACTGTCTCAAGATCATGCGGGGCACTTGCTGGAAGTGCTTGAAGATCGATACCAAGTAAGTAGCACTATCGTTGTCAGCCAGCTACCAGTAAAGGAGTGGTACAACATGATAGGCAATGCCACCGTTGCCGATGCACTGTTAGATCGTCTGATACACCACAGCCACCGAATCGAGCTGGGAGGAGAGTCTATGCGAAAACTGGTGCAATCCGATCACTTAGAGTAA